The Natrinema salaciae genome includes a window with the following:
- a CDS encoding alpha/beta fold hydrolase, whose protein sequence is MDWTDESGGVEGVDVAGPSNAESIVFVHGAVFTRKMWLPQQRELCEEFHTVAPDLPGHGTRAGNPFRMEPAIDVLEDTFERHTDGSAVLVGLSLGGYAATEFAYRHPDRVDALVLSGSSVNPTGKMDLGTRLTGGLSRLLTKPDIGKRAVEKLAARWVRNRNLSPDIEREIIDAGFYPKQFGDAGPDIAGVDFRAKLSTYPGSTLVLNGENDKLMRRGEQAHAAAARDGHVEVLADAGHICNLHRPATYTDRVRRFVRRVAPAQQ, encoded by the coding sequence ATGGACTGGACAGACGAGAGCGGCGGCGTCGAGGGCGTCGACGTCGCCGGGCCGTCGAACGCGGAGTCGATCGTGTTCGTACACGGCGCAGTATTCACGCGGAAGATGTGGCTGCCCCAGCAGCGCGAGCTCTGCGAGGAGTTTCACACCGTCGCCCCCGATCTCCCGGGCCACGGCACCCGCGCCGGGAACCCGTTCCGGATGGAGCCGGCGATCGACGTCCTCGAGGACACCTTCGAGCGCCACACCGACGGCTCGGCGGTGCTCGTCGGGCTCTCGCTCGGCGGCTACGCGGCGACGGAGTTCGCTTACCGCCATCCGGATCGCGTCGACGCGCTGGTGCTGTCGGGGAGCAGTGTGAATCCGACGGGGAAGATGGACCTCGGCACGCGGCTGACCGGCGGGCTGTCGCGGCTCCTGACCAAACCCGATATCGGGAAACGTGCCGTCGAGAAACTCGCGGCGCGCTGGGTGCGCAATCGGAACCTCTCGCCGGATATCGAACGGGAAATCATCGACGCCGGCTTCTACCCGAAGCAGTTCGGCGACGCGGGGCCCGACATCGCCGGCGTGGACTTCCGAGCGAAGCTCTCGACCTATCCCGGTTCGACACTGGTGCTCAACGGTGAGAACGACAAACTCATGCGCCGCGGCGAGCAGGCCCACGCCGCTGCGGCACGTGACGGCCACGTCGAAGTGCTCGCGGACGCCGGTCACATCTGTAACCTCCACCGACCGGCCACGTATACGGACCGGGTTCGACGGTTCGTTCGCCGAGTCGCGCCCGCCCAACAGTAG